In the genome of Actinomadura graeca, one region contains:
- a CDS encoding DUF6624 domain-containing protein — protein sequence MDATPRAEVLRAELMRRAARDQRVRTSTPPTSLSPLTALRFLWVDDRNTAWLDRVVRRTGWPGIALVGPAAAHAAWLLAQHADRRRRTQRRFLLAMREAAGRGDADRKDLAYLEDRVRVNAGRPQRYGTQYGLTAAGFGPRPIEDPDGLDARRAEVGLPPIGDHDAAPRRHPTV from the coding sequence ATGGACGCGACGCCGCGGGCAGAGGTGCTGCGGGCGGAGCTGATGCGCCGGGCCGCCCGAGATCAGAGAGTGCGCACCTCGACGCCGCCGACGTCCCTGTCCCCGCTCACGGCGTTGCGCTTCCTCTGGGTCGACGACAGGAACACCGCCTGGCTCGACCGCGTCGTCCGGCGGACCGGATGGCCGGGGATCGCGCTGGTCGGGCCGGCGGCGGCCCACGCGGCCTGGCTGCTCGCCCAGCACGCCGACCGGCGGCGGCGCACGCAGCGCCGTTTCCTCCTCGCCATGCGCGAAGCGGCCGGACGCGGCGACGCCGACCGCAAGGACCTCGCCTACCTGGAGGACCGCGTCCGGGTCAACGCCGGCCGCCCGCAGCGGTACGGCACCCAGTACGGCCTGACCGCCGCCGGATTCGGCCCGCGGCCGATCGAGGACCCGGACGGCCTGGACGCCCGCCGCGCCGAGGTGGGTCTGCCGCCCATCGGCGACCACGACG